A single region of the Streptomyces sp. NBC_00236 genome encodes:
- the rpsN gene encoding 30S ribosomal protein S14: MAKQSKIAQNEKRKVTVERYAARRAELKEIIRKPGTPEAERLAAVEELRRQPRNASATRVRNRDSVDGRPRGHLRKFGLSRVRMREQAHAGFLPGVTKSSW; this comes from the coding sequence ATGGCCAAGCAGAGCAAGATCGCGCAGAACGAGAAGCGCAAGGTGACCGTCGAGCGGTATGCCGCGCGGCGCGCGGAGTTGAAGGAGATCATCCGCAAGCCCGGTACCCCGGAGGCCGAGCGACTCGCAGCCGTCGAGGAGCTGCGCCGCCAGCCGCGCAACGCCAGTGCGACCCGGGTGCGTAACCGGGACAGTGTGGACGGCCGTCCACGTGGTCACCTTCGGAAGTTCGGACTGTCGCGGGTCCGGATGCGCGAACAGGCGCACGCAGGATTTCTTCCCGGAGTGACCAAGTCCTCCTGGTGA
- the rpmB gene encoding 50S ribosomal protein L28 yields MSAHCQLTGAQPGFGNKISHSHRRTSRRFDPNIQRKRYWLPGEGRHVRLVLSARAIKVIDTIGIEAAVARIRARGVKV; encoded by the coding sequence GTGTCCGCCCACTGCCAACTGACCGGTGCGCAACCGGGCTTCGGCAACAAGATCTCCCACTCGCACCGGCGCACGTCGCGCCGGTTCGACCCGAACATCCAGCGCAAGCGCTACTGGCTACCCGGCGAAGGCCGTCACGTGCGCCTGGTGCTGAGTGCCCGGGCGATCAAGGTGATCGACACCATCGGCATCGAGGCGGCGGTCGCCCGCATCCGGGCGCGGGGAGTGAAGGTCTGA
- the rpmG gene encoding 50S ribosomal protein L33 codes for MARNEIRPIIKLRSTAGTGYTYVTRKNRRNNPDRLVLRKFDPLVRRHVDFREER; via the coding sequence ATGGCTCGCAACGAAATACGTCCGATCATCAAGCTCCGCTCCACCGCGGGGACGGGCTACACCTACGTCACCCGCAAGAACCGGCGGAACAACCCCGACCGGCTGGTACTGCGGAAGTTCGACCCGCTCGTCCGCCGCCACGTCGACTTCCGCGAAGAGCGCTGA
- a CDS encoding type B 50S ribosomal protein L31, which translates to MKPGIHPDYRPVVFRDKAADFAFLTRSTLTSDRTVEWEDGNTYPVVDVEISSASHPFYTGTARVLDTAGRVERFERRYGRREGR; encoded by the coding sequence ATGAAGCCCGGAATTCACCCCGACTACCGCCCCGTCGTCTTCCGCGACAAGGCCGCCGACTTCGCCTTCCTGACCCGCTCCACCCTGACCAGCGACCGGACCGTCGAGTGGGAGGACGGCAACACCTACCCCGTCGTGGACGTGGAGATCTCCTCCGCGAGCCACCCCTTCTACACCGGGACCGCGCGCGTTCTGGACACCGCAGGCCGCGTCGAGCGCTTCGAGCGCCGCTACGGCCGTCGTGAGGGCCGGTGA
- a CDS encoding CobW family GTP-binding protein, with the protein MEAKHELSVVIVSGLHSDARHHVVEGLLKDVPHSVALHHDLGTAEKGTVYRTVRDTSGTLSSGEAPLVNDCACCALREDLMPELERLAADSVTKMAVLELWDSVEPRAMAEVITAHGEGVVEVTGVITAVDPALVLPYLVNGDDLAEAGLAAAATDQRTVGDTWARQLEYASVIALVENTEADDEDRALIGQLHPTAPQAAAGSPELVKLALAGFDVEAAGAGQHPACALLPQDAEEAGVSTLVWRKHRPFHPERLYDALEDLSCAAARSRGRFWLADRPDTLLSWDAAGGALCVENNGPWLASLPDAAWDMIPPVRRAAAALDWHPEHGDCCQHLVFISPGLDRDGLTALLDSCLLTDDEYEAGRTAWKNLPAAFDALLDPVH; encoded by the coding sequence ATGGAGGCCAAGCACGAGCTCTCCGTCGTCATCGTCAGCGGGCTCCACTCGGACGCACGCCACCATGTCGTGGAGGGGCTGCTGAAGGACGTGCCTCACAGCGTCGCACTGCACCACGACCTGGGCACTGCGGAGAAGGGCACGGTGTACCGGACCGTACGTGACACCTCCGGGACGCTCTCCAGCGGCGAGGCCCCCTTGGTGAACGACTGCGCCTGTTGCGCCCTGCGCGAGGACCTGATGCCGGAACTGGAGCGCCTTGCGGCCGACAGCGTGACCAAGATGGCCGTCCTCGAACTGTGGGACTCCGTCGAGCCCCGGGCGATGGCCGAGGTCATCACCGCGCACGGCGAGGGCGTGGTCGAAGTGACCGGCGTGATCACCGCCGTCGATCCCGCCCTCGTGCTGCCCTACCTCGTCAACGGCGACGACCTTGCCGAAGCCGGCCTGGCAGCCGCGGCCACCGACCAGCGGACCGTCGGCGACACCTGGGCCAGGCAACTCGAATACGCCTCCGTCATCGCCCTCGTGGAAAACACCGAGGCGGACGACGAGGACCGGGCGCTGATCGGCCAGTTGCACCCGACCGCCCCTCAGGCGGCAGCCGGCTCACCCGAGCTGGTGAAGCTGGCTCTCGCAGGGTTCGATGTGGAAGCTGCCGGTGCCGGCCAGCATCCCGCCTGCGCCCTGCTGCCCCAGGATGCCGAGGAGGCCGGCGTCAGCACTCTCGTCTGGCGCAAGCACCGCCCGTTCCATCCTGAGCGCCTCTACGACGCGCTGGAGGACCTGAGTTGCGCAGCGGCCCGCAGCCGTGGCAGGTTCTGGCTCGCCGACCGGCCCGACACCCTGCTGTCCTGGGACGCGGCGGGCGGCGCTCTCTGCGTCGAGAACAACGGTCCCTGGCTCGCGTCCCTCCCGGACGCCGCCTGGGACATGATCCCGCCGGTCCGGCGGGCCGCCGCCGCACTGGACTGGCACCCCGAGCACGGTGACTGCTGCCAGCACCTGGTCTTCATCTCGCCCGGTCTCGACCGGGACGGGCTGACCGCTCTGCTCGATTCCTGCCTGCTGACCGACGACGAGTACGAAGCAGGCCGCACGGCATGGAAGAACCTGCCCGCCGCGTTCGATGCACTCCTCGACCCGGTTCACTGA
- the rpsR gene encoding 30S ribosomal protein S18 has translation MARRQEARKPAKDRPNPLDAAKITYIDYKDIDLLRKFISDRGKIRSRRVTRISAQQQRQVTTAIKNAREMALLPYTGSGK, from the coding sequence ATGGCTCGACGCCAGGAAGCCCGTAAGCCGGCGAAGGACCGCCCGAACCCTCTCGACGCGGCCAAGATCACCTACATCGACTACAAGGACATCGATCTGCTGCGGAAGTTCATCTCCGACCGGGGGAAGATCCGCAGCCGCAGGGTCACCCGGATCAGTGCCCAGCAACAGCGGCAGGTCACCACTGCGATCAAGAACGCACGCGAGATGGCACTGCTGCCGTACACCGGTTCCGGCAAGTGA
- a CDS encoding LacI family DNA-binding transcriptional regulator, producing MSGVTIHQVAEAAGVSASTVSNVLNGRTDRMQAATLARVERVIEQLSYRPNRAARMLRTGRIKVIGLIVPSVANPFWGALARELEAIALAEGYHVLLCNSERDPARELKYGEELLADGVSGVVLCSSLPSLDHVAPLLSRGLKMVAFDRTAQAGDPPSLASISVDNAMGAELATRHLLELGHRRLAFVSGSVNSVNRRERLRGFRAALESAGLDPADAIVWPGADTTEFGDKDAAELGRKAARELLCGPRPPTAFVAINDMCAIGICRGAKDAGRNAGQDVSVVGFDDILLADLFEPPLTTVRQPLPEMAAETFQQLRARIDSAPVAGRSLLIRPRLVVRESTAPAPAAVAAPGEALARS from the coding sequence ATGAGCGGGGTAACGATCCATCAGGTCGCGGAGGCTGCGGGTGTCTCCGCCAGCACCGTGTCGAACGTCCTCAACGGACGTACGGACCGTATGCAGGCGGCGACCCTGGCCCGTGTGGAGCGGGTGATCGAGCAGCTCAGCTACCGGCCCAACCGTGCGGCCCGCATGCTGCGCACCGGCCGGATCAAGGTCATCGGCCTGATCGTGCCGTCCGTCGCCAACCCGTTCTGGGGGGCGCTCGCCCGGGAGCTGGAGGCCATCGCGCTCGCCGAGGGGTACCACGTACTGCTCTGCAACAGCGAGCGCGATCCGGCCCGTGAGCTCAAGTACGGCGAGGAGCTGCTGGCCGACGGGGTGAGCGGTGTGGTGCTGTGCTCCTCGCTGCCCTCGCTCGACCATGTGGCACCGCTGCTCAGCCGCGGCCTGAAGATGGTGGCCTTCGACCGCACCGCCCAGGCGGGCGACCCGCCGTCGCTCGCCTCCATCAGCGTCGACAACGCGATGGGCGCCGAGCTCGCCACCCGCCACCTGCTCGAACTGGGCCACCGCAGACTGGCGTTCGTCTCCGGCTCGGTCAACAGCGTCAACCGCCGTGAGCGACTGCGCGGCTTCCGCGCCGCCCTGGAGTCGGCGGGCCTCGACCCGGCCGACGCGATCGTGTGGCCCGGCGCCGACACCACCGAGTTCGGCGACAAGGACGCCGCCGAACTGGGACGCAAGGCTGCCCGCGAACTCCTCTGCGGCCCGCGCCCGCCCACCGCCTTCGTCGCCATCAACGACATGTGCGCCATCGGGATCTGCCGTGGCGCCAAGGACGCCGGCCGCAACGCCGGGCAGGACGTGTCCGTGGTCGGTTTCGACGACATCCTGCTCGCCGACCTCTTCGAACCGCCGCTGACCACGGTCCGCCAGCCGCTGCCGGAGATGGCCGCCGAGACGTTCCAGCAGCTGCGTGCCCGTATCGACTCGGCGCCGGTTGCCGGGCGCTCGCTCCTGATCAGGCCGCGGCTGGTGGTCCGGGAGTCGACGGCGCCCGCGCCCGCGGCGGTGGCGGCGCCGGGGGAGGCGCTCGCGCGCAGCTGA
- a CDS encoding ABC transporter substrate-binding protein, whose translation MELKRRSLLAAIGAGTAAAALSGCGTGSTAAGSADGPAEGEITLLTPIFEGANGKTLLEKEIIGGFRKKYPDVKVNVDYTTYAQLNEKITTGLAGGLLPDVLMMGVGWIPPFAAKKAIAPLPEKFATAHDYEKRVLEPSRYDGKLYALPVVLDTRIVVYRKDHFAEAGIKKTPANWAELRAVAKQLTKDGRVGFDPFSIDLRQCWETFLFANGGQLFSADGKKVLFTDNRGVEALQFFKDLSADGSADYAKKTAAGAPSNVQTGKASMMMTTSALWEQVRAQNPELLKDDTLGAFILANRKPAMLQGGTLVTQSASSKHPAAARALVEYLATPDSILGAAKQRGSVPGLKDLNESGYVKENKFVDLSLQNMGAAYSEGGTAAWMEIREKIKPTLEPAIVGGQSAKDAIAELGRLAEAAIGRM comes from the coding sequence ATGGAACTCAAACGACGGTCGCTGCTCGCCGCCATCGGCGCCGGTACGGCCGCGGCCGCACTCTCCGGCTGCGGCACAGGCTCCACGGCGGCCGGCTCCGCCGACGGTCCCGCCGAGGGCGAGATCACACTGCTCACCCCGATCTTCGAAGGCGCCAACGGCAAGACGCTGCTGGAGAAGGAGATCATCGGCGGCTTCCGGAAGAAGTACCCGGACGTCAAGGTGAACGTGGACTACACCACGTACGCGCAGCTCAACGAGAAGATCACCACGGGTCTGGCCGGCGGGCTGCTGCCCGACGTACTGATGATGGGGGTCGGCTGGATCCCGCCGTTCGCGGCGAAGAAGGCCATCGCCCCGCTGCCCGAGAAGTTCGCCACCGCGCACGACTACGAGAAGCGGGTGCTGGAGCCGTCGCGCTACGACGGCAAGCTCTACGCGCTGCCGGTCGTCCTGGACACCCGCATCGTCGTCTACCGCAAGGACCACTTCGCCGAGGCCGGCATCAAGAAGACCCCGGCCAACTGGGCGGAGCTGCGGGCCGTCGCGAAGCAGCTGACGAAGGACGGCCGGGTGGGATTCGACCCGTTCTCCATCGATCTGCGCCAGTGCTGGGAGACCTTCCTGTTCGCCAACGGCGGTCAGCTGTTCAGCGCGGACGGCAAGAAGGTGCTGTTCACCGACAACCGGGGCGTCGAGGCGCTGCAGTTCTTCAAGGACCTGTCTGCGGACGGCTCCGCCGACTACGCGAAGAAGACGGCTGCCGGTGCACCGTCGAACGTCCAGACGGGCAAGGCGTCGATGATGATGACGACGAGTGCCCTGTGGGAGCAGGTACGCGCGCAGAACCCGGAGCTGTTGAAGGACGACACACTCGGCGCGTTCATCCTGGCCAACCGCAAGCCGGCGATGCTCCAGGGCGGCACGCTCGTCACCCAGTCGGCGAGCTCCAAGCACCCGGCGGCGGCGCGTGCCCTCGTCGAGTACCTCGCGACGCCCGACTCGATCCTGGGCGCCGCGAAGCAGCGCGGTTCGGTGCCGGGGCTCAAGGATCTCAACGAGTCCGGCTATGTGAAGGAGAACAAGTTCGTCGATCTCTCCCTCCAGAACATGGGCGCCGCCTACTCGGAGGGCGGCACCGCGGCCTGGATGGAGATCCGCGAGAAGATCAAGCCGACGCTGGAGCCGGCGATCGTGGGCGGTCAGTCCGCGAAGGACGCCATCGCGGAACTCGGCCGTCTCGCCGAGGCCGCCATCGGCCGGATGTGA
- a CDS encoding carbohydrate ABC transporter permease gives MLMVAPALLHAALWIGLPVVASVVLAFTKYDVLTPPQFVGLDNFKEMMDDAVFRKSIVNTVIYTFFTVPFGMMLGLLLALALHTGLKARGIFRTAIFLPQVTATVAIALVWLWIYNPGNGLFNALLSFVGIDGPAWLSSTTWALPSVILVGVWQGIGMKMLIYLAALQSLPRELYEAASVDGASKARQFFSITLPLLKPATFFVLITSMISAFQSFDQVYILTEGGPANSTTMMTYEIYKSAFREFRVGYACAQSLVLFVLLMGFTLVNRRIMGGTRGHN, from the coding sequence ATGCTGATGGTCGCACCCGCCCTGCTGCACGCCGCCCTGTGGATCGGGCTGCCGGTCGTCGCCTCGGTCGTCCTGGCCTTCACGAAGTACGACGTGCTGACGCCGCCGCAGTTCGTGGGGCTGGACAACTTCAAGGAGATGATGGACGACGCGGTGTTCCGCAAGTCCATCGTCAACACCGTCATCTACACCTTCTTCACCGTGCCGTTCGGCATGATGCTGGGTCTGTTGCTGGCGCTCGCCCTGCACACGGGTCTGAAGGCGCGCGGCATCTTCCGTACCGCGATCTTCCTGCCGCAGGTCACCGCCACGGTGGCGATCGCCCTGGTCTGGCTGTGGATCTACAACCCGGGCAACGGGCTGTTCAACGCCCTCCTCTCGTTCGTCGGGATCGACGGCCCGGCCTGGCTCTCGTCGACCACCTGGGCGTTGCCCTCGGTGATCCTGGTCGGGGTCTGGCAGGGCATCGGCATGAAGATGCTCATCTACCTGGCCGCGCTCCAGTCCCTGCCGAGGGAGCTGTACGAGGCGGCGTCGGTGGACGGCGCCTCCAAGGCGCGGCAGTTCTTCTCGATCACCCTGCCGCTGCTGAAGCCGGCCACGTTCTTTGTGCTCATCACGTCGATGATCAGCGCGTTCCAGTCCTTCGACCAGGTCTACATCCTCACCGAGGGCGGGCCGGCCAACAGCACCACGATGATGACGTACGAGATCTACAAGTCCGCCTTCCGGGAGTTCCGCGTCGGCTACGCCTGCGCCCAGTCACTGGTGCTGTTCGTCCTGCTGATGGGCTTCACCCTGGTCAACCGGCGGATCATGGGAGGCACCCGTGGCCACAACTGA
- a CDS encoding carbohydrate ABC transporter permease, producing MATTELHKPGVAKSPRPTASRKPVSAGRIALYVTLSVISLLMVVPFIWMVLTSLKTPVEIASQDAGLLPEHWDFNNYSEALKAAPFATYARNSFIIATSHTVLNLVIASMAGYALARIRFRGSEVIFYLFIAALMIPTYTKVLPEFLIVRFMPLAGGNDLFGQGGSGWLDTWWALIVPGAVTPFAVFLFRQFYLDLPVELEEAARLDGLGEFRIYARIMTPQVKPALITVALLTFESSWNNFLWPLLVTRTDSLRVIQVGLSVFKTENGPQWHFLMAGTTLATLPMVVLFLIGQRYFVQGFATAGLK from the coding sequence GTGGCCACAACTGAGCTGCACAAGCCCGGGGTCGCGAAGTCGCCCCGCCCCACGGCCAGCCGGAAACCGGTCTCCGCCGGCCGGATCGCGCTCTATGTGACGCTGTCCGTGATCTCCCTGCTGATGGTGGTGCCGTTCATCTGGATGGTGCTGACCTCCCTCAAGACTCCGGTGGAGATCGCGTCGCAGGACGCGGGACTGCTGCCGGAACACTGGGACTTCAACAACTACAGCGAGGCGCTGAAGGCCGCGCCCTTCGCCACGTACGCCCGTAACAGCTTCATCATCGCGACCAGCCACACCGTGCTCAACCTGGTGATCGCCTCGATGGCGGGGTACGCGCTGGCCCGGATCCGATTCCGCGGCAGCGAGGTCATCTTCTACCTCTTCATCGCGGCCCTGATGATCCCGACGTACACCAAGGTGCTGCCCGAGTTCCTGATCGTCCGCTTCATGCCGCTGGCCGGCGGGAACGACCTGTTCGGCCAGGGCGGCAGCGGCTGGCTCGACACCTGGTGGGCCCTCATCGTGCCCGGTGCGGTCACGCCGTTCGCCGTCTTCCTCTTCCGGCAGTTCTACCTGGATCTTCCGGTGGAGCTGGAGGAGGCGGCCAGGCTGGATGGTCTGGGCGAGTTCCGGATCTACGCCCGGATCATGACGCCGCAGGTCAAGCCGGCGCTCATCACGGTGGCGCTGCTGACCTTCGAGTCGTCCTGGAACAACTTCCTGTGGCCGCTGCTGGTGACCCGGACGGACAGTCTGCGGGTCATCCAGGTGGGGCTCTCCGTCTTCAAGACGGAGAACGGCCCCCAGTGGCACTTCCTGATGGCGGGCACCACGCTCGCCACCCTGCCCATGGTCGTTCTCTTCCTGATCGGCCAGCGCTACTTCGTGCAGGGCTTCGCCACCGCCGGTCTCAAGTGA
- a CDS encoding SDR family NAD(P)-dependent oxidoreductase: protein MSADLQGSRALVTGAGHGIGRAIAVALAEAGADVAVHYHSSADEAAKTVSAIEALGRKAKAFQADATVTAEVDRLVEEATGFLGGLDVLVCNAGHLIGRATVAEMSDDHFEQVIGTNLTSTFRTVRAALPHLKESSAGRIITMSSLAAHNGGGPGSVAYAAAKAGIRGFTKGLAKELGGTGITVNTVAPGFIKGTAFHDTFTAPAAQEAMEAGIPVGRAGTPEDVATAVVHLASPSSGFLTATTVDIDGGVWPR from the coding sequence ATGTCTGCTGATCTCCAAGGTTCCCGCGCGCTGGTGACCGGGGCGGGCCACGGCATCGGCCGCGCCATCGCCGTCGCCCTGGCCGAGGCCGGCGCCGATGTCGCCGTTCACTACCACTCCTCCGCCGACGAGGCCGCGAAGACGGTCTCCGCGATCGAGGCGCTCGGCCGCAAGGCCAAGGCGTTCCAGGCCGACGCGACGGTGACGGCCGAGGTGGACCGCCTGGTCGAGGAGGCCACCGGATTCCTCGGCGGGCTGGACGTCCTCGTCTGCAACGCCGGTCATCTGATCGGGCGCGCGACCGTCGCCGAGATGTCCGACGACCACTTCGAGCAGGTCATCGGAACCAATCTGACCTCGACGTTCCGTACGGTGCGGGCGGCCCTGCCGCATCTGAAGGAGTCGTCCGCCGGGCGCATCATCACCATGTCCTCGCTCGCCGCGCACAACGGCGGCGGCCCCGGCTCGGTCGCCTACGCAGCCGCCAAGGCCGGAATCCGGGGCTTCACCAAGGGGCTGGCCAAGGAGCTCGGCGGCACCGGCATCACGGTGAACACGGTCGCCCCGGGCTTCATCAAGGGCACCGCCTTCCATGACACGTTCACCGCGCCTGCGGCGCAGGAGGCGATGGAGGCGGGCATCCCGGTGGGCCGGGCCGGCACGCCCGAGGACGTCGCCACGGCGGTCGTGCACCTGGCCTCCCCCTCGTCCGGCTTCCTCACCGCGACCACGGTCGACATCGACGGTGGCGTATGGCCGCGTTGA
- a CDS encoding heparinase II/III domain-containing protein, which translates to MAALRRIARERGGWWHAYVCPAHGVELDHGDVLAGAFPEGGARCSYGCRVDNEAVRGAWLVLSHQAWARHLRVLAHRGEHAEVVARLVEYTALYEELATAQHGEAQGWMLRGRLFHQALTDAIWAVNIGHTVVTLAEHGTDDLAGVLPLLDSLERAALDARAVLIGKGQLASNYTAWLNAAGAATGRAAAAVRGQEWDGRKEWLEGDSGLYAHLRVAVADDGWEWEGSTYYHGFVLRAALLALRGTDPTEIPADVVGVLAGMTDVLAAIATPGGILPALHDGPYLRDPLALELLELVALAQQLVPSGALDAVAARARAELGAGDDGLDGELGGWFAGPPLPERPAPGALTLFGAAGYAVLRVAGIHALLDFGPHGGSHGHRDKLSLYLYGDTTPWQPDPGQVPYAHAEFRDLYASTEAHPAFRVDGREQAECTGALLASDDRSVTAEVTTAYEGVRAVRRIVAGPGCLVDLLTVTATESHRITAQLRPGTALDVQVQAAGATRTTWYGDETLHGWHTHRAKVPVRPVSRPGPGPADDPQRTRTRVDFTADTERVTFASVYQAASAGPAVTDVRLDADGLTVRLADGSTTRFRTED; encoded by the coding sequence ATGGCCGCGTTGAGGCGGATCGCGCGGGAGCGCGGCGGCTGGTGGCACGCGTACGTCTGCCCGGCGCACGGGGTGGAGCTCGACCACGGCGATGTGCTCGCCGGAGCGTTCCCCGAGGGCGGTGCGCGATGTTCGTACGGCTGCCGGGTGGACAACGAAGCGGTGCGCGGTGCCTGGCTGGTGCTGTCGCACCAGGCGTGGGCACGGCATCTGCGGGTGCTCGCCCACCGGGGCGAGCATGCCGAGGTGGTGGCGCGGCTGGTGGAGTACACCGCGCTGTACGAGGAGCTGGCCACCGCTCAGCACGGTGAGGCTCAGGGCTGGATGCTGCGCGGCCGGCTCTTCCACCAGGCGCTGACCGACGCGATCTGGGCGGTGAACATCGGTCACACCGTCGTGACGCTCGCCGAGCACGGCACGGATGACCTGGCCGGAGTGCTGCCGCTGCTTGACTCCTTGGAGCGAGCAGCACTCGACGCCCGCGCCGTACTGATCGGCAAGGGACAGCTCGCCTCGAACTACACCGCATGGCTCAACGCCGCGGGCGCCGCCACCGGGCGTGCCGCCGCGGCGGTACGCGGACAGGAGTGGGACGGGCGCAAGGAGTGGCTGGAGGGCGACAGCGGGCTCTACGCGCATCTGCGGGTCGCGGTCGCCGACGACGGCTGGGAGTGGGAGGGCAGCACCTACTACCACGGGTTCGTACTGCGGGCTGCGCTGCTGGCGCTGCGGGGCACCGATCCGACAGAGATCCCTGCCGATGTGGTGGGCGTGCTGGCGGGGATGACGGATGTGCTGGCGGCGATCGCCACGCCGGGCGGGATCCTGCCCGCGCTGCACGACGGGCCCTACCTGCGTGACCCGCTGGCCCTTGAGTTGCTGGAACTGGTCGCGCTGGCCCAGCAGTTGGTTCCCTCGGGTGCGCTGGACGCCGTCGCTGCGCGGGCCCGCGCCGAACTGGGCGCCGGCGACGACGGGCTGGACGGGGAGCTGGGCGGCTGGTTCGCGGGGCCACCGCTGCCGGAGCGCCCGGCGCCCGGAGCACTCACGCTGTTCGGTGCCGCGGGCTACGCGGTGCTCCGCGTCGCGGGCATTCACGCGCTGCTGGACTTCGGCCCGCACGGCGGTTCGCACGGCCACCGCGACAAGCTGTCTCTTTATCTCTACGGCGATACGACGCCGTGGCAGCCCGATCCGGGCCAGGTGCCGTACGCACACGCCGAGTTCCGTGATCTGTACGCGTCGACCGAGGCCCATCCCGCGTTCCGCGTGGACGGCCGCGAACAGGCGGAGTGCACGGGGGCGCTGCTCGCCTCGGACGACCGTTCCGTCACCGCCGAGGTGACCACGGCGTACGAGGGTGTGCGCGCGGTCCGGCGCATCGTGGCGGGCCCCGGCTGTCTGGTGGACCTGCTGACCGTGACGGCCACGGAGTCGCACCGCATCACCGCCCAGTTGCGCCCCGGCACCGCGCTGGACGTACAGGTGCAGGCGGCGGGCGCGACGCGCACCACGTGGTACGGCGACGAGACGCTGCACGGCTGGCACACGCACCGCGCCAAAGTCCCGGTGCGTCCGGTGAGCCGGCCGGGTCCTGGCCCGGCGGATGATCCGCAACGCACGCGGACCCGGGTGGACTTCACGGCCGACACCGAGCGGGTCACGTTCGCCTCGGTGTACCAGGCGGCATCGGCCGGGCCCGCGGTGACCGACGTACGGCTGGACGCCGACGGGCTGACGGTGCGGCTGGCCGACGGCAGCACCACGCGATTCCGGACGGAGGACTGA